In Anaerolineales bacterium, the following proteins share a genomic window:
- a CDS encoding flavin monoamine oxidase family protein, whose product MQSAHSIQDHIDVVKQGIAKKFGDGKPKRVVIVGAGLAGLSAGYELRRAGHTPIILEAQQRVGGRVYTLRDPFTEGLYAEVGAMRIPRAHTLTMAYVEKFGLQTNDFTMDNPNAFYYMGGRRVRAAEAAKDPSLLGFDVSEKEKGKTAGKMYETALKPLLDLLERDGDKAWDEIIAKYDQYSTREFLELNGWSEGMIEMFGLLANQESVMNSSFLELFREDSGNYYTNMIELDGGTDRLPHAFLPELKENIRFGAKMIAIDQSPTDVTVHYQTQAGRFEEKGDYAIITVPFPVLRHVEVLKPFARAKNRAIRQLHYDASAKILFQCKRRFWEEDDGIFGGGTMTDLPIRNLYYPDHGRETGRGVILASYTWSEDAQRWGSLKPDDRIVQALDDVAEIHPQITKEFEVGTSWMWHDDEFAGGAFALFDPGQQTLLHEEIIKPEGRIHFAGEHASLYHAWIQGAFESGLREAIAIHRAP is encoded by the coding sequence ATGCAATCTGCACATTCGATTCAAGATCATATTGACGTAGTGAAACAGGGGATCGCAAAGAAATTTGGAGACGGCAAGCCGAAGCGTGTCGTCATAGTGGGGGCGGGTCTCGCGGGACTTTCGGCTGGGTACGAACTGAGACGCGCTGGTCACACCCCGATCATTCTCGAGGCGCAACAACGCGTTGGCGGACGCGTTTACACTTTGCGCGACCCGTTCACAGAGGGATTGTACGCGGAAGTCGGCGCGATGCGGATTCCACGCGCGCATACATTGACGATGGCATACGTCGAGAAATTTGGGCTCCAGACGAATGACTTTACGATGGACAACCCAAACGCGTTCTATTACATGGGCGGGAGGAGAGTCCGCGCGGCGGAGGCGGCGAAGGACCCGTCACTGCTTGGGTTCGATGTGTCTGAAAAAGAAAAGGGAAAGACGGCAGGGAAGATGTACGAAACCGCCCTCAAGCCTCTGCTCGACCTTCTCGAAAGAGACGGCGACAAGGCATGGGATGAGATTATCGCAAAATATGATCAATACTCCACGCGCGAGTTTTTGGAGTTGAACGGCTGGTCGGAGGGGATGATCGAAATGTTTGGCTTGCTTGCGAATCAAGAGTCTGTGATGAACTCATCGTTCCTCGAATTATTCCGTGAAGATTCGGGTAACTATTACACCAACATGATCGAACTCGACGGCGGCACGGACCGACTGCCTCACGCGTTCCTGCCCGAACTCAAGGAGAATATTCGCTTCGGTGCGAAGATGATTGCCATTGACCAATCGCCAACCGATGTCACAGTCCATTACCAAACTCAAGCGGGACGATTTGAAGAGAAAGGCGATTACGCGATCATCACAGTTCCATTCCCTGTGCTGCGGCATGTCGAGGTGTTGAAGCCTTTTGCGCGTGCAAAAAATCGAGCCATCCGCCAGTTGCATTACGACGCATCGGCAAAGATTCTGTTTCAATGCAAGCGCAGATTCTGGGAAGAGGACGACGGCATCTTTGGCGGCGGCACGATGACCGATTTGCCGATTCGTAATTTGTATTATCCCGACCACGGACGCGAAACGGGACGCGGCGTCATCCTTGCGAGTTACACATGGTCGGAGGATGCCCAGCGTTGGGGGTCGCTCAAGCCCGATGACCGCATCGTGCAAGCACTCGACGATGTCGCTGAGATCCATCCGCAGATCACAAAAGAATTTGAAGTCGGCACGTCGTGGATGTGGCACGACGATGAATTTGCTGGCGGCGCGTTCGCATTGTTCGATCCTGGTCAGCAAACGTTACTGCATGAAGAAATAATCAAGCCCGAAGGGAGAATCCATTTTGCGGGTGAGCACGCTTCGTTATATCACGCATGGATTCAAGGCGCGTTCGAGTCGGGTCTGCGCGAAGCGATTGCGATTCACCGAGCGCCATAA
- a CDS encoding inorganic phosphate transporter, which yields MSSDLLIVIALALLFSFLNGVRDAANIVATMISSRAFAPRTALAIAATAEFAGPFLFGVGVAKTIGADTVEAGALTLTVIIAALLGAIVWNILNGYFGIPGSSSHTLIGGIVGAVAIAAGWGEIKLPGLTKVLLALFTYPIIGFAVGFVFTRVIYFLARNATPRINDFFKRSQLITAIILGLSHGTNDAQKSMGIIALGLVISGSLKTFEVPLWVTVASAAAMATGTSLGGWRLIRTIGGKFYKIRPLHSFSAQLTSSIVILSASLFGAPVSTSHVVSSAIIGVGASERFSKVRWSVTGDILTAWLVTIPASAALAAGFYWLLSLI from the coding sequence ATGTCCAGCGATCTCCTCATTGTTATCGCGCTGGCGTTGCTATTCAGTTTCCTGAATGGAGTCCGCGACGCCGCGAACATCGTCGCCACCATGATCTCCTCACGCGCGTTCGCGCCGCGCACGGCATTAGCGATCGCCGCGACCGCCGAATTTGCGGGTCCGTTCCTGTTTGGGGTTGGGGTGGCAAAGACTATCGGCGCGGATACCGTCGAAGCCGGGGCGTTGACGCTCACCGTGATCATCGCGGCGTTGCTCGGCGCGATCGTTTGGAATATATTGAACGGCTATTTCGGGATCCCCGGTAGTTCATCGCACACATTGATAGGCGGAATTGTCGGCGCGGTGGCGATCGCGGCAGGATGGGGAGAAATCAAATTGCCCGGCTTGACCAAAGTTTTGCTGGCGCTATTCACGTATCCGATCATCGGCTTCGCGGTGGGATTTGTTTTCACGCGCGTGATCTATTTTTTGGCGCGGAACGCAACTCCACGGATCAATGATTTTTTTAAACGGAGCCAATTGATAACAGCGATCATTCTCGGGTTGAGTCACGGCACGAACGACGCGCAGAAATCTATGGGGATCATCGCGCTTGGACTGGTCATCAGCGGCTCGCTGAAAACATTCGAGGTGCCGCTCTGGGTCACCGTTGCGAGCGCGGCGGCAATGGCGACCGGCACCAGCCTCGGAGGCTGGCGGCTGATCCGCACCATCGGCGGAAAGTTCTATAAGATACGTCCGCTTCACAGTTTTTCAGCGCAACTGACGTCGAGCATTGTCATCCTCAGCGCGTCGCTATTTGGCGCGCCGGTCAGCACGTCGCATGTGGTAAGTTCAGCCATCATCGGCGTTGGCGCATCGGAACGATTCAGCAAAGTGCGCTGGAGCGTGACGGGCGATATCCTCACGGCATGGCTGGTCACCATCCCTGCCAGCGCAGCGCTCGCCGCCGGCTTCTATTGGTTGTTGAGTTTGATTTGA
- a CDS encoding DUF47 family protein, with translation MFRFFKKREEVFHKLIQEQAATTYEGLKLLVKYLELPASEIAEQLSLKEKEADETRRILIDELNRTFVTPFDREDIFSLSRSIDDVIDYADSTVSEMAILNVKPTPYMTRMATLLKEAAYEIHQAVLRLQKNPSVAIDHAQRAKALENRVEGVYREAIADLFRGPEDVHHIVEMLKLREVYRHLSNAADRGDEAGNIIADIVVKKT, from the coding sequence ATGTTCCGTTTTTTCAAGAAGCGCGAAGAGGTCTTCCATAAACTGATACAAGAGCAGGCGGCGACCACCTACGAGGGGCTAAAACTGCTCGTCAAATATTTAGAGTTGCCGGCGTCCGAAATCGCCGAGCAACTGTCCCTGAAGGAAAAAGAAGCGGATGAAACCCGCCGCATCCTGATTGACGAGTTGAACCGCACCTTCGTCACGCCGTTCGACCGCGAGGACATCTTCTCGCTCTCGCGCTCGATTGACGATGTGATTGATTACGCCGACAGCACCGTCAGTGAGATGGCGATCCTCAACGTCAAGCCCACCCCATACATGACGCGCATGGCTACCCTATTGAAAGAAGCCGCGTATGAAATCCATCAGGCGGTATTGCGCTTGCAGAAAAACCCGTCCGTTGCCATTGATCATGCCCAACGCGCCAAAGCGCTCGAAAATCGAGTGGAGGGCGTCTATCGCGAAGCCATCGCGGATCTGTTCAGGGGACCCGAGGATGTCCATCACATCGTGGAAATGCTCAAACTTCGCGAGGTCTACCGCCACCTTTCGAACGCCGCCGACCGGGGAGACGAAGCGGGAAATATCATCGCAGATATTGTCGTAAAGAAAACATAG
- a CDS encoding tryptophanase, whose amino-acid sequence MTAIHPPEPFRIKVTEPIRLIPREEREVKLKEAGYNLFALKAEDIFIDLLTDSGTGAMSQEQWAALMRGDESYAGARSYQRLKDAVEDIFGFKYFVPTHQGRAAENILSACLVKPDQYIPSNMHFDTTDANIRARGGYPTNLVIDEAADPASPHPFKGNMDVAKLKAFIAKYGREQIPFGMITVTNNAGGGQPVSMENLKSVSAVYREADIPFVIDAARYAENCYFIQQREDGYRNKSVKEIAHEMFALADGMCMSAKKDAIVNMGGLLCVNDEALFQNIKNELILREGFPTYGGLTGRDLDAMAVGLFEGLDESYLAYRVGQTLYLSTRLNDSGIPTIQPAGGHAVYVVANQLLPHIPNYEFPAQALGVELYREGGIRGVEIGSVMFAYLDPEDNAWHYPALELLRLTIPRRVYTQSHFDYVAETLIKIKSRANELRGYQLTYAPELLRHFTARFEPL is encoded by the coding sequence ATGACTGCCATCCATCCACCCGAACCGTTTCGTATCAAAGTTACGGAACCGATCCGCCTGATTCCGCGTGAGGAACGCGAAGTCAAACTCAAAGAGGCGGGCTACAATCTGTTTGCCCTCAAAGCCGAAGATATTTTCATTGACTTGCTGACGGACTCAGGTACCGGCGCGATGAGTCAGGAACAGTGGGCGGCGCTCATGCGCGGCGACGAGTCATATGCGGGGGCGCGCTCGTATCAACGGCTCAAAGACGCGGTTGAGGATATTTTCGGCTTCAAGTACTTTGTCCCCACGCATCAGGGACGCGCCGCCGAAAATATTTTGTCCGCGTGTTTGGTCAAGCCAGACCAATACATTCCAAGCAACATGCACTTTGATACCACCGACGCCAACATCCGCGCGCGCGGCGGGTATCCGACGAACCTCGTCATTGACGAAGCCGCCGACCCCGCGAGCCCGCATCCCTTCAAAGGCAACATGGATGTTGCCAAACTCAAAGCCTTCATCGCAAAGTATGGGCGTGAACAAATCCCGTTCGGGATGATCACGGTTACGAATAACGCGGGCGGCGGACAGCCGGTCTCGATGGAAAATCTCAAGAGTGTATCCGCTGTCTATCGCGAGGCAGACATCCCCTTCGTCATTGACGCGGCTCGTTACGCCGAGAACTGTTACTTCATCCAACAGCGCGAGGATGGCTATCGGAATAAATCCGTAAAAGAAATTGCGCATGAGATGTTCGCGCTTGCCGACGGCATGTGCATGTCCGCAAAGAAGGACGCCATCGTCAATATGGGCGGCTTGTTGTGCGTGAACGATGAAGCGTTATTTCAAAATATCAAGAACGAATTGATCTTGCGCGAAGGTTTCCCTACCTATGGCGGACTCACCGGGCGCGACCTCGACGCTATGGCGGTCGGACTCTTCGAAGGTTTGGATGAATCCTACCTTGCCTATCGCGTCGGTCAGACGTTATACCTGTCTACCCGTCTCAACGACTCCGGCATCCCCACCATTCAACCCGCTGGCGGGCACGCCGTATACGTGGTGGCGAATCAACTCTTACCGCACATCCCCAATTATGAATTCCCCGCGCAAGCGCTCGGCGTGGAACTGTATCGCGAAGGCGGCATTCGCGGCGTTGAAATTGGCTCGGTGATGTTTGCGTATCTTGACCCGGAAGATAACGCCTGGCACTACCCCGCGTTGGAGTTACTGCGTTTGACGATCCCGCGCCGCGTGTACACACAGAGCCATTTCGATTATGTGGCGGAGACGTTGATAAAAATAAAAAGCCGCGCGAATGAATTGCGCGGCTATCAATTGACGTACGCGCCGGAGTTGTTGCGTCATTTCACTGCGCGGTTCGAGCCGTTGTAA
- a CDS encoding helix-turn-helix transcriptional regulator, whose translation MKNRLKVLRAERDWSQADLADKLNVSRQTVNAIETGKYDPSLPLAFKIAKLFGKRIEEIFSP comes from the coding sequence ATGAAGAACCGGTTGAAAGTCCTGCGCGCCGAACGCGATTGGTCGCAAGCCGACCTTGCCGACAAACTCAACGTCTCGCGCCAAACGGTCAACGCCATCGAGACGGGAAAATACGATCCCAGCCTGCCGCTGGCGTTCAAGATCGCCAAGTTGTTCGGAAAGAGAATCGAAGAAATTTTCTCCCCGTAG
- a CDS encoding cytochrome c, whose translation MKKVLKWIGIVLGSLIGLILIAGVVMYLRGTSKMNKVYTVEPSNLTLPTDAESIEYGKHRAKTLCEGCHGSDLSGIENWFDAPPIGRIDSANLTSGEGGLGEDFTTEDYVRAIRHGINKEGKPIFMVAVPSTAQLSDEDLAAIIAYLKTIPPVDHTLQEKHFTPLGYIMAGAGALGDMPAEVVSHDAHVTAPERAATVEYGEYLVNTNDCRVCHGQQLNGGKSPDPTADWISPNLTPGGELGFWTEEQFNTAIQTGVTPSGHELSENMPWESYRNFYDYELKAVWLYLQSLPSLPQYTK comes from the coding sequence ATGAAAAAAGTTTTGAAATGGATCGGTATCGTTTTAGGTTCGTTGATCGGTTTGATTCTCATCGCGGGAGTTGTGATGTATCTCAGAGGAACTTCCAAGATGAACAAGGTTTATACCGTCGAGCCGTCTAATCTCACATTGCCCACCGACGCGGAAAGTATTGAGTATGGCAAGCATCGGGCGAAGACGTTGTGCGAGGGGTGTCACGGATCCGATTTGAGCGGAATCGAAAATTGGTTCGACGCGCCGCCCATCGGAAGAATCGATTCGGCGAACCTGACTTCGGGCGAGGGCGGGCTCGGCGAGGATTTCACGACGGAAGATTACGTCCGCGCGATTCGACATGGCATCAATAAAGAAGGCAAGCCAATTTTTATGGTCGCGGTTCCTTCCACGGCGCAACTCAGCGACGAAGACCTGGCGGCGATCATCGCTTACCTCAAAACAATCCCGCCTGTGGATCATACCCTGCAAGAGAAACACTTCACGCCGTTGGGATACATCATGGCGGGAGCGGGAGCGTTAGGCGATATGCCCGCTGAAGTGGTGAGCCACGATGCCCACGTCACCGCGCCTGAACGCGCCGCGACGGTTGAATATGGCGAGTATCTCGTCAACACCAATGATTGCCGCGTCTGCCACGGACAACAACTCAACGGGGGGAAATCTCCCGACCCGACCGCGGACTGGATCTCGCCGAACCTCACCCCAGGCGGCGAACTCGGATTCTGGACCGAGGAGCAATTTAACACCGCCATCCAAACAGGCGTTACGCCGAGCGGACACGAATTGAGCGAAAACATGCCATGGGAGTCATACCGTAATTTCTATGACTATGAACTGAAAGCGGTTTGGTTGTATTTGCAATCGCTTCCAAGCTTGCCGCAATACACAAAATAG
- a CDS encoding c-type cytochrome, with the protein MFINLLVLLIILAITFFFGRLTYRAVKAQRMWVKILGGLGAGLLTLVFAALSFWGIKGMMTVYSPKVSAAPDLKVDATPEQIARGEYIASIGCVGCHGVNQAFPLTGGWNMAADEGFGFMGQAATENLTPGGKLANYTDGEIFRAIRYGVDKDGNLLLMMSSLSYRELSDDDIEAVIAYLRSQPAEASDAPTGDKLNFFGMVIMGSGMFPVPAPAASSIDAPPAGATPEYGKYVATVGDCRGCHGSNMEGTPASSFGPAIPNPRVFVGTITLEEFVQTMRTGARPNGTPFTDAMPWQSAAQMTDDDLAALYAYLTAEP; encoded by the coding sequence ATGTTCATAAACCTGCTTGTCTTGCTCATTATTCTGGCAATTACTTTTTTCTTCGGCAGACTCACGTACCGCGCCGTCAAAGCCCAGCGGATGTGGGTGAAGATCCTCGGCGGGTTGGGCGCGGGACTGCTGACCCTCGTCTTTGCCGCGCTCTCGTTTTGGGGCATCAAGGGAATGATGACGGTCTACTCCCCGAAAGTTTCCGCCGCGCCCGATTTGAAAGTGGACGCGACGCCCGAACAGATCGCGCGCGGCGAGTACATCGCCAGCATCGGATGTGTGGGCTGTCATGGCGTGAATCAGGCGTTCCCGCTAACTGGTGGATGGAACATGGCGGCGGACGAAGGCTTCGGTTTCATGGGTCAAGCCGCGACCGAGAATCTCACCCCTGGCGGAAAACTTGCGAACTACACCGACGGCGAAATCTTCCGCGCCATCCGCTACGGTGTGGACAAGGACGGGAATCTGCTGTTGATGATGTCCTCGCTTTCGTACCGCGAGTTGAGCGACGACGACATCGAAGCGGTCATTGCCTATCTGCGGAGTCAACCCGCCGAAGCGTCCGACGCGCCGACGGGGGATAAACTCAATTTTTTCGGCATGGTCATCATGGGGTCGGGAATGTTCCCCGTGCCCGCGCCCGCCGCAAGTTCGATTGACGCGCCGCCCGCAGGCGCGACTCCCGAATACGGGAAGTACGTCGCCACTGTCGGCGATTGCCGCGGCTGTCACGGCTCAAACATGGAAGGGACGCCCGCATCTTCATTTGGACCTGCCATCCCCAACCCGCGCGTTTTTGTCGGCACAATCACACTTGAAGAGTTCGTCCAAACCATGCGGACGGGCGCGCGCCCCAACGGGACGCCCTTCACCGACGCGATGCCCTGGCAATCCGCCGCGCAGATGACCGATGACGATCTCGCCGCGCTGTATGCGTATCTGACAGCGGAGCCGTAA
- a CDS encoding transposase, which translates to MPETIYYRRKLPHIHPQNNPLFITFNLVDSIPPAVTAELKEKREKELRAAKTPAERYEIQKKYFGHYDKWLDRCEHGHDWLKEESVAQILVDQIHQAASHHYELYAYCIMPNHVHLLIQSLIEKFPPSSMPSAISPVAEIMRLLKGRTARYCNLALNRSGKFWHHEYYDHYVRDEGEMERIILYILNNPVKAGLAKEWKDWKFTYVNPDLGAW; encoded by the coding sequence ATGCCAGAGACCATCTACTATCGCCGCAAACTGCCGCACATCCACCCGCAGAACAACCCGCTATTCATCACCTTCAACCTCGTGGATTCAATCCCGCCTGCTGTCACAGCCGAATTAAAAGAAAAACGCGAAAAAGAGTTACGCGCCGCCAAAACCCCCGCCGAACGATATGAGATTCAGAAAAAATATTTCGGGCATTACGACAAATGGCTCGACCGTTGCGAGCATGGACACGACTGGCTCAAAGAAGAATCGGTCGCGCAAATCCTCGTGGATCAAATTCATCAGGCAGCCAGCCATCATTACGAACTCTACGCCTATTGCATCATGCCCAATCACGTTCACCTGCTCATCCAGTCGCTTATCGAAAAATTTCCGCCCTCCAGTATGCCAAGCGCCATCTCCCCTGTCGCCGAAATTATGCGCCTGCTCAAAGGTCGCACTGCCCGCTATTGCAACCTGGCGCTCAACCGTTCGGGCAAGTTCTGGCATCACGAATATTACGATCACTATGTCCGCGATGAAGGAGAAATGGAAAGGATTATTCTTTATATTTTGAACAACCCTGTCAAAGCGGGACTGGCGAAGGAATGGAAGGATTGGAAGTTCACGTATGTCAATCCCGACCTCGGCGCGTGGTAA
- a CDS encoding BTAD domain-containing putative transcriptional regulator encodes MSIPTSARGKTNLSLSYLGALQIKRNNAPITNFISNKVPALLAYLAVTRRPHSRDKLAALLWGEMSDADAKNNFRQALANLKKFFDDELTITRDSVEFTGNGFVDSVEFETALRSASSLDGEPASVILTDSLRLYRGDFLEGFHLRDAPDFEDWMLTERARLRELTLQALHRLAEIELSRANFPAALEATARLLSFDSWREEAHRQRMSALARVGQRSAALAQYQTCRRILEKELGVEPSAETTALYEQIRKAGESSLHNLPVSATSFIGREAELAEIRVRLGNAEGRLISLTGEGGVGKSRLALQAAQGLIQQFINGVWFVPLAAVKDVEGMFLAIASALKINAASGKELQEFLRDKNLLLILDNMEQLIGAASLEWIGETLRAAPQVKMLVTSIARLNIQAETVLEVRGLPFAEASSPAAKLFIERARQIKTDFSPNADELADIARLCKLVDGSPLALELSAAWVRGLSAREIVREIERNLDLLASTQQDLPLRHRSMRAVFDHFWDLLTPDERIVFQKQAVFRGGFTRPAFQAVTGADLKMLTRLVDTSAIHRNQNGRYHRHALMVEYAAMRLRENDALYNQTRKAHARYFSAFVKDLEWEFFGGQPQKAMPLFLADLSNIRMAWEWGVEKRDTKTINDMSDSFMQGFDLAGLYADGRDLALSAVKGLESVKSTKKENQIAKGRTMGLAGAFLFRLGEYQQAMAWCKQSMRALEQARPHIAYAHTLVYAGAAAFGLGDLNGVVKFWKRAVKEYQAVGSTWGEMTANSNLAEAYNALGKFAEGKSCAQHALALAQKMDNSEMIGAASTSLASFAMQADQLDEATRYAEDALHSHQQVGHDAHIANSLAILAKIASKQNKFDEARRLLEESVGILERVGNKLYLEERRRELNEVLAAQSLQLDT; translated from the coding sequence ATGTCAATCCCGACCTCGGCGCGTGGTAAGACAAACTTAAGTTTGTCCTACCTGGGCGCGCTGCAAATCAAGCGCAACAACGCGCCCATCACCAACTTCATCTCCAACAAAGTCCCCGCTTTGCTGGCGTACCTCGCCGTTACGCGCCGCCCGCACAGCCGCGACAAACTCGCCGCCCTGCTCTGGGGCGAGATGTCCGATGCGGATGCGAAAAATAATTTTCGCCAGGCGCTTGCCAACCTGAAAAAATTTTTCGACGACGAGCTGACCATCACCCGCGACTCGGTTGAATTTACGGGAAATGGATTCGTCGACTCGGTGGAATTTGAAACCGCCCTCCGCTCCGCGTCTTCTCTCGACGGGGAACCTGCTTCAGTTATCCTGACAGATTCTCTGCGCCTCTACCGCGGCGACTTCCTCGAAGGATTCCACCTCCGCGACGCGCCCGACTTTGAAGATTGGATGTTGACCGAACGCGCCCGCCTGCGCGAGTTGACGTTGCAGGCGCTGCATCGTCTCGCTGAAATCGAGTTGAGCCGCGCCAATTTTCCCGCCGCGCTCGAAGCGACCGCGCGTCTGCTGTCGTTTGACTCGTGGCGCGAAGAGGCGCATCGTCAACGCATGTCGGCGCTTGCCCGCGTAGGACAACGCTCCGCCGCGCTGGCGCAATATCAAACCTGCCGCCGCATCCTGGAAAAAGAATTGGGCGTCGAACCCTCCGCAGAGACGACCGCGCTCTACGAGCAGATTCGCAAAGCGGGCGAATCGTCCCTGCATAATTTGCCAGTCAGCGCGACATCATTCATCGGGCGTGAAGCCGAACTGGCGGAGATCCGCGTCCGCTTGGGAAATGCCGAAGGTCGCCTCATCAGCCTGACGGGAGAAGGAGGCGTGGGCAAATCCCGTTTGGCTCTGCAAGCCGCGCAGGGACTCATCCAGCAATTCATCAACGGAGTTTGGTTCGTCCCGCTTGCCGCCGTCAAAGATGTCGAGGGGATGTTCCTTGCGATTGCGAGCGCGCTCAAGATCAACGCGGCGAGCGGAAAAGAGTTGCAGGAATTTTTGCGCGATAAAAATCTTCTGCTGATTCTCGACAACATGGAGCAGTTGATCGGCGCCGCGTCGCTCGAGTGGATCGGCGAAACGCTCCGCGCCGCGCCGCAGGTGAAGATGCTGGTCACTTCGATCGCGCGGCTGAACATCCAAGCCGAAACGGTTCTCGAGGTGCGTGGGCTTCCTTTCGCTGAGGCTTCATCGCCCGCCGCGAAACTTTTCATTGAACGCGCCCGCCAGATCAAAACCGATTTCAGCCCCAACGCCGACGAACTCGCCGACATCGCGCGCTTGTGCAAATTAGTGGACGGCTCGCCGCTTGCTCTTGAACTTTCCGCCGCATGGGTGCGCGGACTCTCCGCGCGGGAGATCGTCCGAGAGATCGAACGCAATCTTGATTTGCTCGCCTCCACGCAACAAGACCTGCCGTTGCGCCATCGCAGTATGCGCGCGGTGTTCGATCACTTTTGGGATTTGCTCACGCCCGACGAAAGAATCGTTTTTCAGAAGCAGGCTGTCTTCCGCGGCGGATTCACGCGCCCAGCCTTCCAAGCCGTGACGGGCGCCGACCTCAAAATGCTGACGCGCCTCGTGGATACGTCTGCCATTCATCGCAACCAAAACGGACGCTACCACCGTCACGCGCTGATGGTCGAATACGCGGCGATGCGCCTGCGCGAAAACGACGCGCTCTACAACCAGACTCGCAAAGCGCACGCGCGTTATTTCAGCGCCTTCGTCAAAGACTTGGAGTGGGAATTTTTCGGCGGGCAACCGCAAAAAGCCATGCCTCTGTTCTTAGCCGACCTATCCAATATTCGCATGGCGTGGGAATGGGGCGTTGAAAAGCGCGATACGAAAACGATCAATGACATGTCCGATTCGTTCATGCAAGGATTCGATCTTGCGGGGCTTTACGCCGACGGACGCGACCTGGCGCTCAGCGCGGTCAAAGGGCTTGAGTCGGTTAAATCCACAAAGAAAGAAAATCAAATCGCCAAAGGCAGGACGATGGGATTGGCGGGTGCGTTCCTGTTTCGGTTGGGCGAATACCAGCAGGCGATGGCTTGGTGCAAACAGTCCATGCGCGCGTTGGAGCAGGCGCGTCCGCACATTGCGTACGCGCACACGCTCGTCTACGCGGGCGCGGCGGCTTTTGGTCTGGGCGACCTGAACGGCGTTGTCAAATTTTGGAAGCGGGCGGTGAAAGAATATCAAGCCGTCGGTTCGACGTGGGGCGAAATGACCGCGAACTCGAATCTGGCGGAAGCCTACAACGCCCTCGGCAAATTTGCGGAAGGAAAATCGTGCGCGCAACACGCGCTCGCGCTGGCGCAAAAAATGGACAACTCGGAAATGATCGGCGCGGCGTCCACGTCGCTGGCGTCGTTTGCCATGCAGGCGGATCAACTCGACGAGGCAACGCGCTACGCGGAAGACGCGCTCCACTCTCATCAACAGGTCGGGCACGACGCGCACATCGCCAACTCGTTGGCAATCCTGGCGAAGATCGCCAGCAAGCAAAACAAATTCGACGAGGCGCGCCGCCTGCTCGAAGAAAGCGTCGGCATCTTGGAGCGGGTTGGGAATAAACTTTACTTGGAAGAACGAAGGCGTGAACTCAACGAAGTCCTTGCCGCGCAGTCGCTTCAACTTGACACGTGA